TTTATCAAAAAAACCCTGTTTTCCCGACATCTCAACAGCTCCATAAGATTCTATAACGGCCTTGTAAACTAAATCTTTAATCACTTCATTTTTAATATCGATAGTTCCTAATTCTGTTTCTATTAACATGAGGTCCACCTCCGTTATTTTATTTAAGTTTTTAAAACACTCAATCAGAAGCCTTCAAAAACCGCTGATAAATACCCCACAACGGCATTATAATCCCCACTTTTGTCACCACTTGTAGTATGATCAATTATTTCAACTTTTTTAAAGCCTATATTTAGTAGGGCAGCGACTGCTCCAAAACCACACATAGTGATATTGTATCTTTTTATTGTATCATACATTGCTTCTACATCCATGTTTTGAATTGCTTGTATAACTTTATTATCTTTTTCTATAGTTGTTAAATGATTCTCATAATGATTCATATCTGTGGAAGCAATTACTAAATCTCCTTCTTTCAGCAAGTTTCTTATAACATACGCTATTTTTTTTGCAGTTTCTAATCTCTGATCCATTAAGCATATAGGAACTATTTTGAAATTATTGCTCAGTACAAATTGTAAAAAAGGTAATTGCACTTCCAAACTATGTTCTTTAAAATGCGCGAATGGGTCGTTGCTTAAATTCAAATCTTTTATAATCTTTTGGCAAGCCTTATCATCTACATCAATTGTTCCAAGGGGTGTTTCCCAACTTCCTTCTTCAAACAAAGATATTGGTGATCCTAATCCAGTATGATTTGGGCCAATTAAAATTACTCTTTTAGCAATACCTTGTTCAAAAACTCTTTTATAGGCTTTCACAGCTGTTTCACCAGAATATATATAACCAGCATGGGGAGTTATAATTCCCATCGGTGAAATTATATGATTTGTGTCAGGACTGAAATTTTCACCGTAAAAATTTTTAAGGGTATTTTTTAACTTTTGCGGGTTTGAAGGATAAAAAGTGCCTGCCACTACTGCTTTTCTCTTCACAATTTATCCCTTCTTTTCTTGTAGATGCTTACAATTTTTAATAATGATCCTTCACGTCTGGTTGATTTAAAACCTCTACATGAATAAGAATTACTAAGTCATAGATATTTTCAGTTGTATCATATGTTGAGAAAAGTTTTCCTATTACTGGTATATTCTTTAAAATAGGAATGCCTTTCTCACTTTTTATTGTATTTGTAAAATTCAAACCACCTAATTTTATGAAACCACTATTTGGAATTATAAAATTACTTTTAATACTTCTTTCATCTACAATATTCTTCTCTTGATTTTTCAATTCACTAATACTCACTTCTAAAGTGGTATCTACCATTTTAGTAATATGATTATAATCGCCTTTTACATCTATTTTAAACCCAGATTCTATCTTAGAAGAAATCTTACCTTCTTCGTCGAAAATTGGAACAGACAATACAGATCTTATAGATGCAGTTTCACCTTCATTTACATATACTACGGGGTTTGAAACTAAAAAAGCACTATCTTTGCTACTCTCTATTATACCATTTCTTTGCTTAATTAATAGATATAATTCTTCTATGGATAATTTATCTATGTTTTGACCAGAAAAGACAAAGGTTTCATACTTTAATAATTTTTTGTTTTCAAAGAATCTGATCGTATTTTCTTCTATATAATCATAAATTATTCCTTGAGAAACTAAATAAGGCATCAATGTTGACATATTTAAATTAAAATTATTAATCATCACTTTTTTATTTTCTTCAAAGTCACAAATAACATTTATTTTTTCGGATTTTCCCACATAAAATAGTAAATCTTTTAAATAAATTTCACCCTGTATTTCTTCTAATGAAAGTGTTTTTATAATATTTTCTATTAAATCTTGTTTGTCTTCTTCGAATTCCAAACTATATAAAACTTTTTCTTTATAATTATCGATTTTTTGAAAAGTAATTTTTTGGTTCACTAATATTTTATCAAAAATTTCAGATATTTTAAAAGGTACAACTACAAGTTCTTTTTTTATAAAGGGTACAGATTCATTTTTTGAACCTTCATCAAAGGTTCTTTCAATGTCTTTATTCTCATTGTTAAGTAGTTCAATTATCTCTTTAGAAGCTTGAAGAGATTCAAAATTTCCATTTAAAAAAAATAGATTGTTCCCTAAATTATAGATATCTATTTCCATAACTCGGGTTAAAAAAGATAAATCATAATTTGACTTTACGATTATATAATTAACCTGATTCAAATTTTTTGTGTTTTCACTTAGATTTTGATTTACTGATGTAGATGTAAATAAATCCAAATTTTGTTGAGATATTTCTCCTTTATTGCTTTTGGATATATTGTCAAGAAAATTCACTAATTCTATAATTTGTTTTGCCTCTCTTTCTTTTGCTAAAATGGCGTAATAACTTTCTCCAAAGGATGCGACCTTACAATTAAAAAGTCCTTTAATAATATTTAAATCGTAATCTGATTCAATAAATAATAATTGTTCTTCTTCTTTAGTTTCTACTTTTTCGTTGGGCATTTCTAACTTAGTTATAGAAATGGGAGAACTTTCTAAGGCAAATTCTTCTTGTTTTTCCGTTTTACTTTCAACTATTATTGGCAGATCATTTTCAAAAGCCTCATTAGATTTTCCAACAAGTACAGTTTTTTTATCATAAAATATAATATTTAACTTATAAATATCTTCCAACATTCTTAAAAAATATTCAATATGAATTTCGTTTGTATTAAATGACAATTCAACATCAGGTACATCACTTGTTTTAATCCAATTCCAACCTGCATAATTGAAAATCATTTCTATCGCATCTTTTAGTTTTAACTTTTCAAAATTTATATTTTGAAATTGATAAGGTGAATATCCATAAAAAATAATTTTATCGTCATTTAATTCAACGCTTTTAGCAGGATAAAGCAACTTTATGGTAACTGTATTCTTAGAAGTTACAATTTCTTTAATGGGACCTTTTTTTATTTTTATGTTTTGGTCTTCGAATAGATTTTCCATAAATACAATTTTATAAATAGTCTTAGTATCATTAGAATAATACTGAAAATTACTTTCAGTTTCGAAAGAAATAAAGTTTGCATTTTTGGAAGAATCGTAATCTATATAAAATCCAAAAAATATAGATGAATAAATTAGTAAAACCAAAAAAGATATTAATTTTTTGTTCATAAAACCTCTCCTTTAATTTTCAATAACAGATGTCCAAA
This is a stretch of genomic DNA from Petrotoga sp. 9PWA.NaAc.5.4. It encodes these proteins:
- the amrB gene encoding AmmeMemoRadiSam system protein B; its protein translation is MKRKAVVAGTFYPSNPQKLKNTLKNFYGENFSPDTNHIISPMGIITPHAGYIYSGETAVKAYKRVFEQGIAKRVILIGPNHTGLGSPISLFEEGSWETPLGTIDVDDKACQKIIKDLNLSNDPFAHFKEHSLEVQLPFLQFVLSNNFKIVPICLMDQRLETAKKIAYVIRNLLKEGDLVIASTDMNHYENHLTTIEKDNKVIQAIQNMDVEAMYDTIKRYNITMCGFGAVAALLNIGFKKVEIIDHTTSGDKSGDYNAVVGYLSAVFEGF